Proteins encoded in a region of the Paucibacter sediminis genome:
- a CDS encoding ABC transporter permease, with translation MPPSSWIGWLLQLSWPALRQQWGRQTLALLAIALGVALATAVQLINSAGLREFDAAARALSGQADLELTAATGALDEALFARLAEREDVLALGPMLEGRAQLLDAQGQPFSLRLLGVDMLQLAQLQPELLPVFDGDRPPDLLADGQLFLNPAALQRLGADLGAKSPAELSLRLQVQGQARSVTLRLAGRTATAGAPLAVLDIAVAQALLGRPGELDRIALRLLPGLDPQAVAAGLALPPGVRARTAAAAEGQAAQLSQAYRVNLGVLSLMALFVGGFLVFAVHTLSVAQRLPQLALLGVLGMSARERAGLVLSEALLLGLLGSLLGLALGIGLAALGLRQLGGDLGAGMLGGMLGGARPQLQLPFVPLLALGSLGLLVSLAAAALPVWGLRRLPAAQVLKGLGADTHPRLPRWLGPGLLLLGGLLSLLPPLHGLALGAYAAMLSLLFGGLAAVPALVDGLRRLLPRRRSALALLIRERAHDQAGEATRMLAGVLVALSLSVAMLVMVGSFRTSLDDWLRDMLPADLFVRNGLRAARQEGLPLPPAFVQRLRASGLAERIAQQRTRELSVAGQPVLMLARELPDDEGRLPLTGALAPRSQLPPIYVNEAMRDQLRLRPGDTLMLELAGQAALAVQVRGVWRDYSRQSPALLIALADYQRWSADTAVTDLMLHLPPGAADMQALQQRLRALAERPEDIELAAAGELRRFSLQLFDRSFAVTYWLQAVALGVGLFGVAASLSAQVLARRREFGLLLHLGFERRALRRMVVAEALLFGAAGAIAGLLLGLAISAVLVWVLNPQSFHWSMDMHVPLTRLGLLMFSVLLASGLTAWWAARAAAGPDALQSVKEDW, from the coding sequence ATGCCGCCGTCTTCGTGGATTGGTTGGCTGCTGCAACTCTCTTGGCCCGCGCTGCGCCAGCAATGGGGGCGCCAGACCCTGGCCCTGCTGGCGATCGCGCTGGGCGTGGCGCTGGCCACCGCGGTGCAGCTGATCAACAGCGCCGGCCTGCGTGAATTCGACGCCGCGGCGCGCGCGCTCAGCGGCCAGGCCGATCTGGAGCTGACGGCCGCCACCGGCGCGCTCGACGAGGCCTTGTTCGCGCGCCTGGCCGAGCGCGAAGACGTGCTGGCGCTGGGGCCGATGCTGGAGGGGCGCGCCCAGCTGCTGGATGCGCAGGGCCAGCCCTTCAGCCTGCGCCTGCTGGGCGTGGACATGCTGCAGCTGGCCCAGCTGCAGCCCGAGCTGCTGCCGGTGTTCGACGGCGACCGCCCTCCCGATCTGCTTGCCGATGGCCAGCTGTTCCTGAATCCCGCGGCGCTGCAGCGCCTCGGCGCGGACCTTGGTGCGAAATCGCCGGCCGAGCTCAGCCTGCGCCTGCAGGTCCAGGGTCAGGCGCGCAGCGTCACGCTGCGCCTGGCCGGCCGCACCGCCACCGCCGGCGCGCCGCTGGCGGTGCTGGACATCGCCGTGGCCCAGGCCCTGCTGGGCCGGCCGGGCGAGCTGGACCGCATCGCGCTGCGCTTGCTGCCGGGGCTGGACCCGCAGGCCGTGGCCGCCGGCCTGGCCCTGCCGCCCGGGGTGCGCGCGCGCACCGCCGCGGCGGCCGAGGGGCAGGCGGCCCAGCTGAGCCAGGCCTACCGCGTCAACCTGGGCGTGCTCTCGCTGATGGCGCTGTTCGTCGGCGGCTTTCTGGTGTTCGCGGTGCACACCCTCTCGGTGGCGCAGCGCCTGCCCCAGCTCGCCCTGCTGGGCGTGCTGGGCATGAGCGCGCGCGAGCGCGCCGGTCTGGTGCTCAGCGAGGCCCTGCTGTTGGGGCTACTGGGCAGCCTGCTGGGCCTGGCCCTGGGCATAGGCCTGGCGGCGCTGGGCCTGCGCCAGCTCGGCGGCGATCTGGGCGCCGGCATGCTGGGCGGCATGTTGGGCGGGGCCAGGCCGCAGCTGCAATTGCCGTTCGTTCCCTTGCTGGCGCTGGGCAGCCTGGGCCTGTTGGTGAGCCTGGCCGCCGCCGCCCTGCCCGTCTGGGGCCTGCGCCGGCTGCCGGCCGCCCAGGTGCTCAAGGGCCTGGGGGCCGATACCCATCCGCGGCTGCCGCGCTGGCTGGGCCCGGGCCTGCTGCTGCTGGGCGGGCTGCTGAGCCTGTTGCCGCCGCTGCACGGCCTGGCGCTGGGCGCCTACGCCGCCATGCTCAGCCTGCTGTTCGGCGGCCTGGCGGCGGTGCCGGCCCTGGTGGATGGCTTGCGCCGCCTGCTGCCGCGCCGGCGCAGCGCGCTGGCCCTGCTGATACGCGAACGCGCGCACGACCAGGCGGGCGAGGCCACGCGCATGCTGGCCGGCGTGCTGGTGGCGCTGAGCCTCTCGGTGGCGATGCTGGTGATGGTGGGCAGCTTCCGCACCTCGCTGGACGACTGGCTGCGCGACATGCTGCCCGCCGATCTGTTCGTGCGCAACGGCCTGAGGGCGGCGCGCCAGGAGGGGCTGCCGCTGCCGCCGGCCTTTGTGCAGCGCCTGCGCGCCAGCGGCCTGGCCGAGCGCATCGCCCAGCAGCGCACGCGCGAGCTCAGCGTGGCCGGCCAGCCGGTGCTGATGCTGGCGCGCGAGTTGCCGGACGATGAAGGCCGGCTGCCGCTCACCGGCGCGCTGGCGCCGCGCAGCCAGTTGCCTCCGATCTATGTGAACGAAGCGATGCGCGACCAACTGCGGCTGCGCCCGGGCGACACGCTGATGCTGGAGCTGGCCGGCCAAGCCGCGCTGGCGGTGCAGGTGCGCGGCGTCTGGCGCGACTACAGCCGCCAGAGCCCGGCCCTTCTGATCGCGCTGGCCGACTACCAGCGCTGGAGCGCCGATACCGCGGTCACCGATCTGATGCTGCACCTGCCACCGGGCGCCGCGGACATGCAGGCGCTGCAGCAGCGCCTGCGCGCCCTGGCCGAGCGGCCCGAGGACATCGAGCTGGCGGCGGCCGGCGAGCTGCGGCGCTTCTCGCTGCAGCTGTTCGACCGCAGCTTTGCCGTCACCTATTGGCTGCAGGCCGTGGCCCTGGGCGTGGGCCTGTTCGGCGTGGCCGCCAGCCTTTCGGCCCAGGTGCTGGCGCGGCGGCGCGAGTTCGGCCTGCTGCTGCACCTGGGCTTCGAGCGCCGCGCGCTGCGGCGCATGGTGGTGGCCGAGGCCCTGCTGTTCGGTGCGGCCGGCGCCATCGCCGGCCTGCTGCTGGGGCTGGCGATCAGCGCGGTGCTGGTGTGGGTGCTGAACCCGCAGAGCTTTCACTGGAGCATGGACATGCATGTGCCGCTAACGCGCCTGGGCTTGCTGATGTTCTCGGTGCTGCTGGCCAGCGGCCTGACGGCCTGGTGGGCGGCGCGCGCGGCGGCCGGGCCGGATGCGCTGCAATCGGTCAAGGAGGACTGGTGA
- a CDS encoding ABC transporter ATP-binding protein, with product MALLEAEGLAKSYGETRVFADISLTLQAGELVALLGESGSGKSTLLNCLAGLDKPDAGRVLLQGQDLTLMGEAELALLRRERLGFVFQAFHVLPHLSVADNVGLPLLLQRRPDAARVQQMLDAVGLGDLGARMPRQLSGGQLQRVAIARALVHRPALVLADEPTGNLDPRHAEQVLQLLLAQVREQGSACLLVTHSERAAAHADRCIQLA from the coding sequence ATGGCCCTGCTTGAAGCCGAAGGCCTCGCCAAATCCTACGGCGAGACGCGCGTCTTCGCCGACATCAGCCTGACGCTGCAGGCCGGCGAACTGGTGGCCCTGCTGGGCGAGTCGGGCAGCGGCAAGTCCACCCTGCTGAACTGCCTGGCCGGCCTGGACAAGCCCGATGCCGGCCGGGTGCTGCTGCAAGGGCAAGACCTGACCCTGATGGGCGAGGCGGAACTGGCGCTGCTGCGCCGCGAGCGCCTGGGCTTCGTGTTCCAGGCCTTCCATGTGCTGCCGCATCTGAGCGTGGCCGACAACGTGGGCCTGCCCCTGCTGCTGCAGCGCCGCCCCGATGCGGCGCGCGTGCAGCAGATGCTGGATGCGGTGGGCCTGGGGGACTTGGGCGCGCGCATGCCGCGCCAGCTCTCCGGCGGCCAGCTGCAGCGCGTCGCGATCGCGCGCGCCCTGGTGCACCGTCCGGCCCTGGTGCTGGCCGACGAGCCCACCGGCAACCTCGACCCGCGCCATGCCGAGCAGGTGCTGCAGTTGCTGCTGGCCCAGGTGCGCGAGCAGGGCTCGGCCTGCCTGCTGGTGACGCATTCCGAGCGCGCGGCGGCGCATGCCGACCGCTGCATCCAGCTGGCCTGA
- a CDS encoding GGDEF domain-containing protein, with product MAARSTHFPFMLFNEIDTPRWLPLLGQWIQRLGLLRTWALLCAGALLLCLGLAGLLLAGPTGHLTAALVASGMAAACAALCGYLLLRLVQHIDSTQRGVLRHATEDPLTGTLNRRYFLELVEREWSRARRYDMSCALLLMDVDHFKRVNERFGHRCGDQVLREIAAASVETLRHADVLARFGGEEFIVFLPHTDPLGALDVAERMRERVEALQLAWNGAELRVSVSLGVAALHPEHLTLDQLIHDADDALAVAKSAGRNCVRAGAGLLPGKPSMMNNNN from the coding sequence ATGGCTGCGCGGTCCACCCACTTTCCCTTCATGCTGTTCAACGAGATCGACACGCCACGCTGGCTGCCCCTGCTGGGGCAATGGATCCAGCGCTTGGGCCTGCTGCGCACCTGGGCGCTGCTGTGCGCCGGCGCGCTGCTGCTGTGCCTGGGGCTGGCCGGCCTGCTGCTGGCGGGGCCGACCGGCCACCTCACCGCCGCCCTGGTGGCCAGCGGCATGGCGGCGGCCTGCGCCGCGTTGTGCGGCTACCTGCTGCTGCGCCTGGTCCAGCATATCGACAGCACGCAACGCGGGGTGCTGCGCCACGCCACCGAAGACCCGCTCACCGGCACGCTGAACCGCCGCTACTTCCTCGAACTGGTGGAGCGCGAATGGTCGCGGGCGCGCCGCTACGACATGTCTTGCGCGCTGCTGCTGATGGATGTGGACCATTTCAAGCGCGTCAACGAACGCTTCGGCCACCGCTGCGGCGACCAGGTGCTGCGCGAGATCGCCGCGGCCAGCGTCGAAACCCTGCGCCACGCCGACGTGCTGGCGCGTTTCGGCGGCGAGGAGTTCATCGTGTTCCTGCCGCACACCGACCCGCTCGGCGCGCTGGACGTGGCCGAGCGCATGCGCGAGCGCGTGGAGGCGCTGCAGCTGGCCTGGAACGGCGCAGAGCTGCGCGTCAGCGTCAGCCTGGGCGTGGCGGCGCTGCATCCCGAGCACCTGACGCTGGATCAGCTGATCCACGACGCCGACGATGCGCTGGCTGTGGCAAAGTCCGCGGGCCGCAATTGCGTGCGCGCTGGCGCCGGGCTGCTGCCCGGCAAGCCCAGCATGATGAACAACAACAACTGA
- a CDS encoding delta(1)-pyrroline-2-carboxylate reductase family protein — protein MQMLDAAATAARLPYARLMPAVAQAMLDLRAGRIHSCPRAVLPLPEGGSYLAMPCTDAQYAISKLVSVTPANQALGLPTIQGLVLASDARNGSPLALLHGGTVTARRTAAVSLLGIERLLGRAPQDLTLVGTGGQAWSHALALLEVWPGLRLRIKGRSAAPGFVQRLAAQGLTACVWQEGDGYGDCALAATTSLSAVLPEDLAPETLIVGIGSFRPDMAELPATQVRARQLFVDDPEGARHEAGDLLQAGVDWSRVHGLAELLAGEVRAQGPLLYKTVGQAAWDMAAVRCALSDFCGTTLGR, from the coding sequence ATGCAGATGCTTGACGCCGCGGCCACCGCGGCCCGCTTGCCCTATGCCCGCCTGATGCCCGCCGTGGCCCAGGCCATGCTGGACCTGCGCGCCGGCCGCATCCACAGCTGCCCGCGCGCCGTGCTGCCGCTGCCCGAGGGCGGCAGCTACCTGGCCATGCCCTGCACCGATGCGCAATACGCGATCAGCAAGCTGGTCTCGGTGACGCCGGCCAACCAGGCCCTGGGCCTGCCTACCATCCAGGGCCTGGTGCTGGCAAGCGATGCCCGCAACGGCAGCCCGCTGGCCCTGCTGCATGGCGGCACGGTGACGGCGCGCCGCACCGCCGCGGTGAGCCTGCTGGGCATCGAACGCCTGCTCGGCCGCGCCCCGCAAGACCTGACCCTGGTGGGCACGGGCGGCCAGGCCTGGTCGCATGCGCTGGCGCTGCTGGAGGTCTGGCCGGGCCTGCGCCTGCGCATCAAGGGGCGCAGCGCGGCGCCCGGCTTCGTGCAGCGGCTGGCCGCACAGGGCCTGACGGCCTGCGTCTGGCAGGAGGGCGACGGCTATGGCGATTGCGCGCTCGCCGCCACCACCTCGCTGAGCGCGGTGCTGCCCGAGGATCTGGCACCCGAGACCCTGATCGTCGGCATCGGCAGCTTCCGCCCCGACATGGCCGAGCTGCCCGCCACCCAGGTGCGGGCGCGCCAGCTCTTCGTGGACGATCCCGAGGGCGCCCGGCACGAGGCCGGCGACCTGCTGCAGGCCGGCGTGGACTGGTCGCGCGTGCATGGCCTGGCCGAGCTGCTCGCGGGCGAGGTGAGGGCGCAGGGGCCCTTGCTCTACAAGACCGTGGGCCAGGCCGCCTGGGACATGGCGGCGGTGCGCTGCGCGCTTTCGGATTTCTGTGGCACTACGCTTGGGCGTTAG
- a CDS encoding pseudouridine synthase, translated as MATLTLKKKNNNSSSKPSPDGERRAPLRGKGVSRPRQTLEQAQAERQERQAEFEKRRASEEARPAAPRGRPEPRADARPGPRGDSRAEPRRDARPASGSFRREDGPQQRDPRDPRDQRDPRGARSEGPAPEPRRDQRRDQRRDQRRASGPRPSYPPQRESWGEPQRPAPRQRAEHREMPSDEGERLSKRMSELGMASRREADEWIAAGWVRVDGKMAVLGQRVGPEVRIEVDQRAHKEQAKQVTILLHKPIGYVSGQAEDGYEPASVLVRSNTQWADDASGIKYHIGHTRGLAPAGRLDIDSTGLLVLTQDGRVAKVLIGEDSNVEKEYLVRVEFVGLNGEPVGPGRAMEQMPPERMALLNHGLELDGVQLKPAKVSWANEDQLRFVLREGRKRQIRRMCELVGLKVVGLKRVRIGRINLGHLPAGQWRFLAPWERFD; from the coding sequence ATGGCCACCCTGACCCTCAAGAAGAAGAACAACAACAGCAGCAGCAAGCCCAGCCCCGACGGTGAACGCCGCGCGCCGCTGCGCGGCAAGGGCGTGTCGCGCCCGCGCCAGACCCTGGAACAGGCCCAGGCAGAGCGTCAGGAGCGCCAGGCGGAGTTCGAGAAGCGCCGCGCCAGCGAGGAAGCAAGGCCCGCCGCACCGCGCGGCCGCCCCGAGCCGCGCGCGGACGCAAGACCTGGCCCCCGTGGCGATTCGCGCGCCGAGCCGCGCCGCGATGCCCGCCCCGCCAGCGGCAGTTTCCGCCGCGAGGATGGCCCGCAGCAACGCGATCCGCGCGATCCGCGCGATCAACGGGATCCGCGCGGTGCGCGCAGCGAGGGCCCCGCGCCCGAACCCCGCCGCGACCAGCGCCGCGACCAGCGCCGCGACCAGCGCCGCGCCAGCGGCCCGCGCCCTTCCTACCCGCCTCAGCGCGAGAGTTGGGGCGAGCCCCAGCGCCCGGCGCCGCGCCAGCGCGCCGAGCACCGCGAGATGCCCTCGGACGAGGGTGAGCGCCTTTCCAAGCGCATGAGCGAGTTGGGCATGGCCTCGCGCCGCGAGGCGGATGAATGGATTGCCGCCGGCTGGGTGCGCGTGGACGGCAAGATGGCCGTGCTGGGCCAGCGCGTCGGCCCCGAGGTCAGGATCGAGGTCGACCAGCGCGCCCACAAGGAACAGGCCAAGCAGGTCACCATCCTGCTGCACAAGCCGATCGGCTATGTCTCCGGCCAGGCCGAAGACGGCTACGAGCCCGCCTCGGTGCTGGTGCGCAGCAACACCCAGTGGGCGGACGATGCCTCGGGCATCAAGTACCACATCGGCCACACGCGCGGCCTGGCGCCCGCCGGCCGCCTGGACATCGACTCCACCGGCCTGCTGGTGCTGACGCAGGACGGCCGCGTCGCCAAGGTGCTGATCGGCGAGGATTCCAACGTCGAGAAGGAATACCTGGTGCGCGTCGAGTTCGTGGGCCTGAACGGCGAACCGGTGGGCCCCGGCCGTGCGATGGAGCAGATGCCTCCCGAGCGCATGGCCCTGCTCAACCATGGCCTGGAGCTGGACGGCGTGCAGCTCAAGCCCGCCAAGGTCAGCTGGGCCAACGAAGACCAGCTGCGCTTCGTGCTGCGCGAGGGGCGCAAGCGCCAGATCCGCCGCATGTGCGAGCTGGTGGGCCTGAAGGTGGTGGGGCTGAAGCGCGTGCGCATCGGCCGCATCAATCTGGGCCATCTGCCGGCCGGCCAGTGGCGCTTTCTGGCGCCCTGGGAGCGTTTCGACTGA
- a CDS encoding multidrug effflux MFS transporter, with the protein MDQGATEGATPRLLMQVAALALLLGLQPVTTDLYLPALPALRGELAAPMSAVQLTLSALMLSFGLGQLLIGPLSDRFGRRPILLGGLALYVLAALAAALAPDIWLLVACRSLQGLALAAAVVGGRAMLRDWFEPREGARVMARALSGLGLIAMLSPTLGGLLALYLGWRAALLATGLFAAGALALIAWQIPESLPARQRQALHPRQWLANWALVLAHPGFRAYALLTTLAYATLYAFLAGSSFVFIEVLGLSRMHYGALVSLGAAIYVGGTWLCRRWLAHGSLPQTVRRGAIFTALGALGMGAAAWLWPPSVLALMLPHGFIMLGHGVLQPCGQAGAVGPFPRQAGAAAALSGFAIALGAFAVSAWLSRSLDGTVRPLALTMMSLGLATALCAWTLVQAEGRRQRGAALA; encoded by the coding sequence ATGGACCAGGGCGCCACTGAGGGCGCCACGCCGCGCCTGCTGATGCAGGTCGCGGCGCTGGCCTTGCTGCTGGGCCTGCAGCCCGTCACCACCGATCTCTACCTGCCCGCCCTGCCGGCGCTGCGCGGCGAGCTGGCCGCGCCGATGAGCGCGGTGCAGCTGACGCTCTCGGCGCTGATGCTCAGCTTCGGCCTGGGCCAGCTGCTGATCGGGCCGCTGTCCGACCGCTTTGGCCGCCGGCCCATCCTGCTGGGTGGCCTGGCCCTGTATGTGCTGGCCGCGCTCGCCGCGGCGCTGGCGCCCGACATCTGGCTGCTGGTGGCCTGCCGCAGCCTGCAGGGCCTGGCCCTGGCCGCCGCGGTGGTGGGCGGCCGCGCCATGCTGCGTGACTGGTTCGAGCCGCGCGAAGGTGCGCGCGTGATGGCGCGCGCGCTCAGCGGCCTGGGCCTGATCGCGATGCTGAGCCCGACCCTGGGCGGCCTGCTGGCGCTCTACCTGGGCTGGCGCGCCGCGCTGCTGGCCACCGGCCTGTTCGCCGCCGGCGCGCTGGCGCTGATCGCCTGGCAGATCCCCGAGAGCCTGCCGGCGCGGCAGCGCCAGGCGCTGCATCCGCGCCAATGGCTGGCGAACTGGGCGCTGGTGCTGGCGCACCCGGGCTTTCGCGCCTACGCCCTGCTCACCACCCTGGCCTACGCCACGCTCTACGCCTTTCTGGCCGGCTCCTCCTTTGTCTTCATCGAGGTGCTGGGCCTCTCCCGCATGCATTACGGCGCCCTGGTGAGCCTGGGCGCGGCCATCTATGTGGGCGGCACCTGGCTGTGCCGGCGCTGGCTGGCGCATGGCAGCCTGCCGCAGACGGTGCGGCGCGGCGCCATCTTCACCGCCCTGGGCGCGCTGGGCATGGGCGCGGCCGCCTGGCTGTGGCCGCCCTCGGTGCTGGCCCTGATGCTGCCGCATGGCTTCATCATGCTGGGCCATGGCGTGCTGCAGCCCTGCGGCCAGGCCGGCGCGGTGGGGCCCTTCCCCAGGCAGGCCGGCGCCGCCGCGGCGCTCTCGGGCTTTGCGATCGCGCTGGGCGCCTTCGCGGTGAGCGCCTGGCTGAGCCGCAGCCTGGACGGCACGGTGCGCCCGCTGGCCCTCACCATGATGAGCCTGGGCCTGGCGACGGCGCTGTGCGCCTGGACCCTGGTGCAGGCCGAGGGCCGTCGCCAGCGCGGCGCGGCCCTGGCCTGA
- the miaA gene encoding tRNA (adenosine(37)-N6)-dimethylallyltransferase MiaA → MSLQQDYSFRPICLAGPTGSGKTACALKAAEYLPIEIISVDSALVYRGMDIGTAKPTPAELAAVPHHLIDIIEPTQSYSAAEFARSAKTLAAEILARGKLPLLVGGTMLYFKALFDGLSELPKADEALRARLDAQAAEQGWPALHAELARVDPITAARLAPNDAQRIQRALEVWHLAGRPMSQLYAEQERSSGVDWPLISLEPQDRAWLHRRLDQRFAQMLEAGLVDEVRRLRARGDLSLDLPSMRCVGYRQTWEALDANDFRQLAEQGSAATRQLAKRQLTWLRSMPQRQVIAADSAQLELQVLVALQKILRAHGPA, encoded by the coding sequence ATGTCGCTGCAACAAGACTATTCGTTCCGCCCGATCTGCCTGGCCGGCCCCACCGGCAGCGGCAAGACCGCCTGCGCGCTGAAGGCCGCCGAATACCTGCCCATCGAGATCATCAGCGTCGATTCGGCCCTGGTCTACCGCGGCATGGACATCGGCACGGCCAAGCCGACGCCAGCCGAGCTGGCGGCGGTGCCGCACCACCTGATCGACATCATCGAGCCGACCCAGTCCTACTCGGCCGCCGAATTCGCGCGCAGTGCCAAGACCCTGGCCGCCGAGATCCTGGCGCGCGGCAAGCTACCCCTGCTGGTGGGCGGCACCATGCTGTACTTCAAGGCCCTGTTCGACGGGCTCTCCGAGCTGCCGAAGGCCGACGAGGCGCTGCGCGCGCGCCTGGACGCCCAGGCCGCCGAGCAGGGCTGGCCCGCCCTGCATGCCGAGCTGGCCAGGGTCGACCCGATCACCGCCGCGCGCCTCGCGCCCAATGATGCGCAGCGCATCCAGCGCGCGCTGGAGGTCTGGCATCTGGCCGGCCGGCCGATGTCCCAGCTCTATGCCGAGCAGGAGCGCAGCAGTGGCGTCGACTGGCCGCTGATCTCGCTGGAACCGCAGGACCGCGCCTGGCTGCACCGCCGGCTGGACCAGCGCTTCGCGCAGATGCTGGAGGCCGGCCTGGTCGACGAGGTGCGCCGCCTGCGCGCGCGCGGCGATCTGAGCCTGGATCTGCCCTCGATGCGCTGCGTGGGTTATCGCCAGACCTGGGAGGCGCTGGACGCGAACGATTTTCGCCAGCTCGCCGAACAGGGCAGCGCCGCCACCCGCCAGCTCGCCAAGCGCCAGCTGACCTGGCTGCGCTCGATGCCGCAGCGCCAGGTGATCGCGGCCGACAGCGCTCAGCTGGAGCTGCAGGTGCTGGTGGCCCTGCAAAAGATTCTGCGCGCCCATGGCCCTGCTTGA
- a CDS encoding lipocalin-like domain-containing protein — protein sequence MLGRRSCMLLMTMATAGMLPRPAAAASLRLPRDHGSHPETAVEWWYLTGLLGAAGGGPPSHGFQLTFFRVRRAEAQKQSGSFAPRQLLLAHAALSELAAGRLRHDQRLARQGFAHASAGEADTALRLGPWQLRREQDRGSGSSSYVARLDSPQAGFGLDLQLAASRPPLLQGEAGLSRKGPGAAQFSHYISEPQLQAQGQLRIDGRALRVRGRAWLDHEWSDALLGSGADAAVGWDWLGINLHDGGALTLFQLRRADGSRLWAGGSWRRADGSHSELPAAELGFQPGRRWRSAVSQAEYPVEWALQTPLGRLSLRALFDAQEVDARRSTGMLYWEGAARLADAQGRELGLGYLEMTGYSGRMSLP from the coding sequence ATGCTGGGGCGCCGAAGCTGCATGCTGCTGATGACGATGGCGACGGCCGGCATGCTGCCCCGGCCTGCCGCAGCGGCCAGCCTGCGTCTGCCCCGCGACCACGGCAGCCACCCCGAGACGGCAGTGGAATGGTGGTACCTCACCGGCCTGCTGGGCGCCGCGGGCGGCGGGCCGCCCAGCCATGGCTTCCAGCTCACTTTTTTCCGCGTGCGGCGGGCCGAGGCGCAGAAGCAAAGCGGCAGCTTCGCACCGCGCCAGCTGCTGCTGGCCCATGCGGCATTGAGCGAACTGGCGGCGGGCCGCCTGCGCCACGACCAGCGCCTGGCGCGCCAGGGTTTCGCGCATGCCAGCGCCGGCGAGGCCGACACCGCGCTGCGGTTGGGGCCCTGGCAGCTGCGCCGCGAGCAGGACAGGGGCAGTGGCTCTTCAAGTTATGTTGCAAGGCTGGACAGCCCGCAGGCCGGCTTCGGGCTGGACCTGCAGCTGGCCGCCAGCCGGCCGCCGCTGCTGCAGGGCGAGGCGGGCCTCTCCCGCAAGGGCCCGGGCGCGGCCCAGTTCAGCCACTACATCAGCGAGCCACAGCTGCAGGCTCAGGGGCAGCTGCGGATCGACGGCCGCGCGCTGCGCGTGCGCGGCCGTGCCTGGCTGGACCATGAGTGGAGCGATGCCCTGCTGGGCAGCGGCGCGGACGCCGCGGTGGGCTGGGACTGGCTGGGCATCAATCTGCACGATGGCGGCGCGCTCACCCTGTTCCAGCTGCGCCGCGCCGATGGCAGCCGGCTCTGGGCCGGCGGCAGCTGGCGGCGCGCCGACGGCAGCCACAGCGAGCTGCCCGCCGCGGAGCTCGGCTTCCAGCCCGGGCGGCGCTGGCGCAGCGCCGTCTCGCAGGCCGAGTACCCGGTGGAATGGGCCCTGCAGACGCCGCTGGGCCGCCTGAGCCTGCGCGCGCTGTTCGACGCCCAAGAGGTGGACGCGCGCCGCAGCACCGGCATGCTCTATTGGGAGGGCGCGGCGCGCCTGGCCGATGCCCAGGGCCGCGAACTGGGCCTGGGCTATCTGGAGATGACGGGCTACAGCGGCCGCATGAGTCTGCCCTGA